In Terriglobales bacterium, the genomic window GGCCGTCGCGAATGTCGGGCAGTGCGCGCCCGATGATGACCGACATTGAATAGTCGAGATACGAACGCCGCATCTCTTCTTCAATGTTGATCGGCTGAATGTTGGCGGCGCCAGGGCCCATGCCGCCGCCGCTGCCATCACCCCCGAGGGGGAGTTGATCTTGGGGATTCTGTTCGTCTGCCATTGGTTAGCGTTCCTTCAAGAGCTCAGTTCGTGCTCAAAATCTCGGGCTGCGACTTTTCATTGCGGAGGTCGAGCCCGCGTCACAATCTGCCGGAGCAGGGCTGCGGTGATCGATGTTGACAAAAACTCTGGGAGCGGCGAGATTCTGCGTAAATAATTGCATTTACAGGAAGTTACGGGTCGTTTGGGTACAAAGAAATTATATCACGGGGTACGAACGTAATATGGGTCGGAACTAACTGGAAGCAAGGGAGTTAATGGCTCAATTCTCGGGGGGGCCGAGCTGGGCTCGGCTTGACCGGACGACCACCCCAGCAAACCAAAAGCGGGTTTGCCGGGGACCCCGGACGAGGATGTCCGGTCCTACGTAATTACTAAATTAACTTGCGTCAAGCAATTCGCGGACCTTGCGCACCAGGAACTCGGTGCGAAACGGCTTATCGATCACATTTTCCCCTTCCGGCAGGGTTCCCTCGCGAGTCATAGCCTCAGTTCCATATCCCGACATATAGAGGATTTTGATCTCCGGCCGCCGCTTGCGGATCCGCCCTGCTGCTTGCGGTCCGGAGAGTCCGGGCATGATGACGTCGGTGATCATGAGGTGAATTGGACCCTGGTGCGCAACGGACGCCGCCACGGCCTGCTCCCCGTCCTTCGCCAGCAGCACCTGGTAGCCCTTGGCTCGCAGGATGTGATCGAGGAGAATGCGCAGGTCATCGGCATCTTCGGCGATCAGCAGTGTTTCCGCGGCCCGGGGGCCCTCGGCAGCCTGGGCGGCGAGAATCGGAACGGTTGCGGGTTTGGTTTCCAGTTTCTCCTCAGTTTTCGCCAGGTAAACCCGGAAGGTTGTTCCGCAGCCGAGTTCGCTTTCGACGGCAATGTGGCCACCACTCTGGGTAACGATGCCGTAAGTGGTGGATAGTCCCAATCCGGTGCCTTCACCCACCAGCTTGGTAGTGAAGAAAGGCTCAAAGATGTGGGACATGGTTTCATGGCTCATCCCGATACCGGTATCGGTGACCGCGAGCATCGTGTAGGAACCCGCTGTGACCTGGTGGGAGCGCGCGTAGTTTTCGTCGAGGTCGATGTTGGCAGTTTCGATGGTGAGGCTGCCACCGTCGGGCATTGCATCGCGCGCATTGACCACCAGGTTCATCAGGACTTGTTCCATCTGCGTGGGGTCGGCCTTGATCGCCCACAGGGCAGGAGCGGGATGGATGTGCAGCCGGATCTTCTCCCCGAGAATTTGCCGGAAGATAGTTCCCATCTCCGCCAGAATGCTATTCAAATCGAGCGCCACCGGATTGAGCTCCTGGCGGCGGCTAAAGGCGAGCAGCTTGCGAACCAGCGCTGTGGCCTTCTCCCCGGCCTTGATCACCTGATGGGTTTTCAGGCGCAGAGGATCTTCTGCAGCGAGCCGTGCTTCGATCAGGCTGGTGTAGCCCATCATCACGTTCAGAAGGTTGTTGAAGTCGTGAGCCACGCCGCCGGCGAGTTGACCGATGGCCTGCAGCTTCTGCATCTGGCGAAGTTGTTCTTCCAGCTCATGGCGCTCGCGCTCGGCAGTTTTTAGAGCAGAGATGTCGAGCGCGTAGATCACGCCGATCTGAGGAGTGCCCTCCAGCATGGCGCCGCCAAAGATCGCGTGAACCCGCGATCCATCCTTGCGCAGGAACTCCTTCTCGGAATTCGGCACCAGGCCGGTCGTTTCCAACTGCTGCCGCGCCAGTTGGTCGCGTTCGTGGTCTTCCGGTGGAGAAATCCGCTGCCAGCGCAGCAGACCCGATTTGAGATCCTCGCGGGTGTAGCCCAACATATCGAGGAAAGCTTCGTTCGCGTAACGCAGCGAGCCATCTTTCTCCCAGAAGAAAGTTCCGATCAGGTTGGCCTGGATTATCCGCCGCACGGCAGATTCGGCGCGTCGTCGAGCGGTGTATTCCTTCACCTCCGCGGATTGGAAGGCAAGCAGCAGGCAAAGACCGGTAAGAAGTACGAATATCAGCCCCTTGAGGCTTTCGAGCTTCCAAATAACCGGAGACGCGCCGAGGATCAGATGAAGGATGGCATCGGAGAACACCACCCAAAGCGCAGATAAGAGAATATAGGCGATGGCTATGCGAGACGACGCGGGACCGAGCGAAAAACCACGAGAGGTTTTCTGCCGCGAGGAAGAGTTGTTTTCGCCTGCCATGGCTTTGAAGGCACAACCGCCTGTGCTTTTGAGGAAACAGAAAATCCGAGACGGTGAATGTTATCCGCTAAATGAGCGAGCCCCAAGTCTAACGCGACGTGGTTAAGGTTTTGTGAGGATTTGAAGTGTGTTGCCCGGGAAACCTATGTAGCCCGTGGTCGAGAAACAAAAGGTGTTTCGACTCGGGCCGGGAACTCTTGGCCCGGCCCTCGCTCAACATGACAGGATCAAGGTCAATTTTTGTACGACGCAGGCAGGCTGAACTCTACGCCGCGATCTTCATTCACCTTCGCCGTCTGGTCCAGATCCAGGTCGGCGAGTTTGATCCGGTGGGCAACGAACGTCCCCAGATCAAACAGGGTGTCGCCCACAATCGCGTAGTTGGTGACCTGCTGTTGGTGGCCGTCCTTGAAAACAAGCACAGTTGGGGTGAGAGACCTTGGTGGCGCGCTTGGAGGTTCGGAAACCTGGGCGTCAGCAGCGGCGTTGGCTGGAGGTTGGGGGTCAGCTAACTTAGCCCTCTGGTCATAGTACCGGGGTCCTTCATAGGGTCCACTCTGCATTGGCGCGTACGGTCCATTGCCATAACGGTCGTACACGGTTGGGCCGGGGGGCTCTTCCTGTGGCTGATCTTCGTCCTGGGCGGAGGAATCCACGGCTACCGGGTATGGATACGCATACGGAACATAGACCGGATACCCGCCGCGACGGTCGTGGTCTGGGCGCCCATTATGCGTGCCTCTGGTATTTATCTTCTGCCCCAACAGCACGCGCCCGTTGGTGAAATCGATTGTCGGAGTGAAAGCGGGATTGATGCATCCCACGGGAGAAGCACACGCAAATCCGGGCGTGTAGCCGCGAGGTCCAAGCGAGGTCACGCTGGGACGCGCGCCCGGCGCAATATTTGTTCCGTTGTAGGAAGTGACGCTCGGCGCCGGGCCGTTGGCAAACTTTCCTGTAAACGAAGTGACCGATGGCGGTACGCCATAAATTTGCGCGAACAGCGGGGCAGCCGTTAGCGCAATCACCAACAACCCGAATTGGAATACGCGTTTCACAGTGGAATCGTACCTCTAAACGGGACCGGCGCAACTGGTTCCGTTAACTCTATACCTAATTAGAAACCTTTGTAGGACCAATGGTTGCGCAAAATCTGGGCCAGACGCGGAGTTCGCCGTCCTGGGACGAGCCTCAGTGGGCCAGCGAGAGCTGACAAAAAATGTCTCTCTGGCCCCAAGTACATGACCTCACGTGCGTTACTCCCGGTCAGGGCAACGCCTATCATGTCTGGGTGATGGAATTGCGCTCATTGCTGCTCAGTCGCGACGCCGAGATGACGGATGTGCTGAAGCGCGCCATGAGCGAGTTAGGCATCGGAGTATTCGTTTACACGATGCCGGAGTGGGCGGGCGAGGACCTACGCCGCCACAAGTTCGACGCGGTGATCATCGATTGTGACGACCTGCCGGAAGGCGTGGACGTGCTGCAGGCAGTAAAGAATACGCCTTCCAACAGCGATTCCATGGCATTTGCCATTGTCAACGGCCGCACCAGTCTGCAGGCGGCACTTGATATGGGAGCTCATCTGGCGCTCGAGAAGCCGATCTCGGCGGAGCGCGCCAAGTCGAGTTTTCGAGCAGCCTACGGCCTGATGGTGAGCGAACGGCGCCGTTACTTCCGATATGACATTGAGGCACCCGTAGGAGTGAGTCTCGATGAGAAGACGGAGTATGCCGGAGTCGCAGTTAACATCAGCGAAGGCGGGATGGCGCTGAAAATGAACTGCGTGATTGCTCCCAAGTCAGTGGCCCAGCTGCGATTTACCTTGCCGGGAAGTTCACAGGTGCAGTTGCGGGCGGTTGTGGTCTGGTCCGATGAGCAGGGCCGCGCGGGAGTGCGATTTGAACAGGTTCCTGCGGCCGCACGCAAGCATTTGGCTGAGTGGTTTGCGAAGCAGGAAGCGGCCATGGGACAAAAGCCCGCAGAGTAGCCACTAAGCGGCACAGCTCTTCGGTAATAACTCAGAAAGCAACGCCAAGTTCACCGAAATTTTCCGATAGCTCTCGCAATCCTCGCGGGCAGGAGTGCCTGCGCCACACATCGTCCTGTAAAATTGAAGAGCGATGATTCTGCCGTTCGTCCGCGAGCTGTTTGCGGACGTGGAGAAAACTTCCGCCTTTGCGCGCCTGACCTCCCACCTCAAGACGGGCGCGGGACGGATAGGTATGTCCGGGCTCGTTCCGACAGCTAAATCCCTGCTCATTCCGCTGCTGGCGCGCGCGGCGTCGCGGCCGCTGATCCTGGTAGTGGCCGATAACCGCGCCGCCGAAGAGATGCTCCCCCGGGTGCAAGGTTTTTGCGAGCTGACGGGAGCGCTTGCAGCGGATGCGATCGTCAGCGTTCCCGCCTATGACGTACTTCCCTTCGAAAATCTCTCGCCGCACGCTGAAATTCAGGAGGCACGAGCCAAGGCGCTGTGGCGGATTACCACCGGCGAAGCTCGCGTGGCGATCATTCCGGTAGCTGCCGCTGTCATGAAACTACAGTCGCCAGAGTATTACTTCGACTTGGGGCAGGTGTTCCACCGCGGCGAGGTCGTGGATATCGAGAAACTGGTGGCGCAGCTCAACCTGGTCGGCTATTCACGTACCGACGTGGTAGAGATGCCGGGTGAATACGCAATTCGCGGCGGAATTCTCGATGTATATCCGCCAGAATTTGATCGCCCGCTACGTGTCGAGCTGTTCGGGGATGAGATCGAATCGATCCGCAAGTTTGATCCGGCAACGCAACGTTCTTCCAGCCCGGTCGACGATCTGGTGCTGATGCCGCTGACGGATACACCCGTACGCGAAGAAACCCTGGGAGCGATTCACGCACGGCTGACCGGGGCGCGGGTCAGCGGGCGTGAAGAAGTAATCGAGGACGCGATACGCGCGGGAGGTATCACAGTGTTTCCCGGGTGGGAGCTGTATGCGCCTGTGGCAGGAGCTGGAGAGAGCATCTTCGGACTGCTACCGCAGGCAAGCGTGCTGATCAACGAACCCTCGCTGGTCAAGAGCGAACTGGAGCATTGGTGGGAGAAAGTAGAGAGTGCTCACGAACGCAGCGGGATTGGAAATCTGGTGCGACCGGAGGATCTCTATTTCGCTCCCGATGGTTGGTGGATGCGGGTCGATTCCATGACCGGCGCCGATTTGGAGCACCTCGGACTTGGCACTGATGAGGAAAGCCTGCACCTAAGTTTCAGCACGCAGCCGGCAATGAAATTTCATGGTTCCGTGGCGGCCATGGTGGAGGAGGTGAAAAAACTCGCTGCTGAGAATCAGCGCGTTGTCTTCGCTGCCGGCAATACAGGCGAAGTGGAGCGGTTGGCAGAAATTTTCAGTGAATACGGGGTCAGCTTCCGCCTGGGCAGCCGTACACCACGTCCAGGCGAGACGCACGTGGATGACGCCGCTTACCTGGCGGGCGAAGAAGTGCTGACGACGATCGTCAAAGGCTTCGTCCCAGATGGAGTGACGCTGCCCGAAGTCAACCTGGTGATCTTTGGCGCCAGTGACCTGTTTGATGAGTCGGAAGTGGCTGCGATTCGACCTCTGCGGCAAAAATCAAAGACTGCCGCCTTCGCATCCGATTTTCGCGATCTGGCCGTGGGCGACTACGTGGTTCATGTGGAGCATGGGATCGGGCAGTACGACGGACTGAAGGAAATACCGCAGACGGATGGATCGAATGCGGAATTCATGGTGCTGGAGTACGCGGAGGCAGCGCGGCTGTATGTTCCTCTGACCCGGCTTGATCTCGTACAGAAATATCGCTCCGCCGAGGGAGCCCGGCCGGTGCTGAACCGGCTCGGCACCGCGCAGTGGCAGAAGACCAAGGCGCGGGTCAAGAAAGCCATGCGGGACATGGCGGAAGAGCTACTCAAGCTCTATGCCCAGCGCAAGCTGGCGGAGGGCCATGCGTATCCCGCCGATACCGAGTGGCAGCGGGAATTCGAGGACGCCTTCGAATTCAACGAGACCGAAGATCAGCTTACAGCCATCTCCGACGTGAAGCGCGACATGCAGTTGGGAACGCCTATGGACCGTCTGCTCTGCGGCGATGTCGGCTACGGCAAAACTGAGGTCGCCATGCGCGCGGCCTTCAAGGCGGTCAGCGACAATCGGCAGGTGGCGGTGCTCGCTCCTACCACGGTGCTCGCATTTCAACATTTCGGGACGTTCAAGCAGCGATTCGCCGCATTTCCCATTCGCGTGGAGATGCTAAGCCGCTTCCGCACACCAAAAGAGCAGAAAGAGATTGCACAAAAGGTGGAGCACGGGCAGGTGGATGTCGTGATCGGCACCCACCGGCTACTTTCAAAGGACGTGAATTTTGCCGACCTCGGGCTGGTGATCATCGATGAAGAGCAGCGCTTTGGCGTACGCCACAAAGAACGGCTGAAGCAGCTGCGGAAGGAAGTGGACGTTCTGGCCATGTCGGCTACGCCCATCCCGCGGACTCTGCACATGTCACTCGTGGGTCTGCGCGACATGAGCGTGATCGAAACTCCACCCAAAGACCGGATTGCAATTCAGACCGTGGTCGCGCCGTACGAAGAGAAGCTAGTGCGTTCGGCGCTTGAACATGAGTTGGAACGCGGCGGGCAGGTCTATTTCATCCACAATCGTGTGGAATCGATTTACGAGATCGCCTCCCACGTGCAGGAAATGGTGCCACGGGCGCGAGTGATCGCGGGGCACGGACAGATGTCGGAGGGCGAACTGGAAAAAGTGATGCTCAAATTCGTGCGCCATGAAGCCGACATCCTGGTGGCCACGACCATTGTGGAGAACGGGCTGGACATTCCGCTGTGCAACACCATCATTATTAATCGTGCCGACCGCTACGGACTCTCGGAACTGTACCAGTTGCGCGGGCGGGTAGGACGCTCGAACCGCCGTGCTTATGCATACCTGCTGATCCCACCTGATACGGAACTGACGCCGCTGGCGCGGCGGCGGCTTGCCGCATTGAAGGAGTTTTCCGATCTGGGAGCTGGCTTCAAGATTGCCGCCCTCGATCTTGAGTTGCGCGGCGCCGGCAACATGTTGGGTGGTGAGCAGAGCGGCCACGTCGATGCTGTCGGATTCGAGCTGTACACATCAATGTTGGAGCGCACGGTTCGCGAGTTGAAGGGAGAGGTGGCCCCGCAGGAGGTGGAGACGCAGCTCAATCTCGGCATCAACATTCGCATTCCCGCGACTTACATTGCCGAAGAGAACCAGCGACTGCGCATGTACAAGCGCGTGGCGGGAGTAGAGAGCGAGAGCCAGCTGGCCGATGTCGCGGGTGAATTGGAAGATCGGTACGGGCCCCCGCCTGCGGCGGTGGGAAACCTGCTGGAGTATGCGACGCTCAAACTGCTGTGCCAGCGCGTCGGCGTGATTGGCATCGACCGCCATCGCGATGTGGTAAATATCAAGTTCGCGGAAAACGCAGGAATCGACCCAGAACGGCTGATGCGCTTCATCTCCCGGCAGAAGGGGGCGCAGTTCACACCGGCAGGCATTCTGAAATTCACCATGACAGCGACCGCGGCCGAAGAGGTGCTGGCCCGGCTCAAACGTTTATTGGAGGAATTGGCCGCGGAGCAGGTGGGAGCAACCGGAGATCAGGTGGTTCGGTAGTTCCGCAGCACTTGCTTATATCTTCCGGTGTATACAAACCCGACAAATGTGCTTTCCTATGGTAAGTTGAATCGTCTACAGACTGTCTATGCAAACTACAATTCGAGCCGTTCTCCTTGTGTTGATCGCGTGTTCTTTTTTCACTCAAGCCCAAACTCAGCAAGGAAACCATAAGATGGCGCAGCAAGCCGTGGCTCCTCCCAGTTCTAGCGCGGCGCTCGAGTCGTGGAACAAGCTGGTGGATGAGTATTTTGACGGGTTTTTCGGTTACCACCCCAGCGAAGCTACCGCCACGGGTTTTCATCAATACGATACGCAGCTAGAGGACTATTCGCGGAAGAATATCGATCAGCAGATCGCCTTCAACCGCCAATTTCGCGCCCGGCTGGAGAAATTCGATGCCTCAAGTTTGCCCCTGGAAGCGCAGCAGGATTACCAGTTGATCGTAGCCAGCATCAACAGCACGCTGCTGAGTTTGGAGAGCATCCGGCCATGGGAGAAGAATCCGGACCGCTATTCCAGCGGGATCACCGGCAGCGCATTCGTGATCATGTCGCGCAAATTCGCGCCGCCGGAGGATCGCCTGCGATCTCTGATCGCGCGAGAGAAGCAGATGCCGGCGGTATTTACGGCCGCCCGTGCCAACCTCAACAATCCACCCAAGGTGTACACCCAGGTGGCCATCGAGCAGATGCCGGGGCTTATCTCTTTTTTCCAAAAGGATGTGCCTGAAGCATTTGCCGGCGTGAAAGATCCGGCGTTGCTGGCGGAATTCAAAGAATCGAACCAGGGGGTGATCAGCGCGCTGGAAAAGTATCAGAACTTCCTGCAGGAAGATCTGCTACCCATTTCCCAGGGGGACTTCCGCATCGGTGCGGAGAACTACCGCAAGAAGCTGGAATACGACGAAATGGTCGATACGCCGCTCGACCGTCTGCTGGAGATCGGATACCAGGATCTGCGTAAGAACCAGCAGCATTTCAAGGAGGTAGCGGCGCAAATCGATCCCAAGAAGACGCCGCAGGAGATCCTGGACGATCTGGAAAAAGATCACCCGACCGGGGATAACCTGCTGCAGAGCTTTCGAGATGTCCTCAGCGGCCTGCGTCAGTACATCGAGAGAAACCACATTGTGACCATTCCGTCGCAGGTGATGCCGATTGTGGAAGAGACGCCTCCATTTGCCAGGGCGCTGACCTCGGCTTCTATGGATACACCCGGTCCCTATGAAACCAAGGCTACCGAGGCGTACTTTAACGTAACCCTTCCCGATGCTCGCTGGTCCAAACAACAAACCGAAGAATGGCTGCAGGGATTCAATCGCGGCACCATCATCAGCACGGCGGTGCATGAGGCGTTTCCCGGTCACTATACGCAGTTCCTGTGGCTTTACCACGCTCCGTCCAAGGTGCGGAAACTGGCCGGGTGCGCTTCCAATGCGGAAGGTTGGGCGCATTACACCGAGCAGATGATGCTGGATGAGGGCTATGGGCGCCCCCCAGGCTCACCGGCGGACCCTCGTTTCCTGCAGTTACGCCTCGGGCAGTTGCAGGATGCCTTGCTGCGAGATGCGCGCTTTATTGTGGGCATCTCCATGCACACCGGCAAAATGACGCTGGAACAAGCAACCGATTTCTTTGTCAAAGACGGATATCAGACGCACGCCGTAGCCGAACGCGAGGCTAAGCGCGGCACTTCCGATCCCACTTACCTGGTGTACACGCTGGGTAAGCTGCAAATCATGAAGCTGCGCGAGGACTACAAGCAGATCAAAGGCGACAAATTCTCGCTGCAGGAATTCCACGATACTTTTCTCAAACAGGGCTTCCCTCCGGTGAAGCTCATCCGTGAAACCATGCTGGGAAACAACAGCCCAGTGCTCTAAGACAACTCTGTTAGGCAATCGGGGAATCAGAGCGTATGCTCGCCAGCCCGACTGAGCCGAGATTATGAAAGTAAGGAAAGCAGTCTTCCCCGCAGCAGGATTAGGCACGCGCTTCCTGCCGGCCACCAAAGCCCAGCCCAAGGAAATGCTGCCGCTGGTCGACAAACCCATCATCCAGTATGGCGTGGAGGAGGCATTGGCGGCAGGCTGCGACCAGATCATCATCGTCACCGGACGCGGCAAGCAGGCCATCGAAGATCACTTCGACACCAGCTACGAACTGGAGAAGATGCTGGAAGAGCGAAAGAAATTCGATCTGCTAGCCATCGTGCGCCAGATCTCCGACATGATTCATGTCGCGTATGTGCGACAGAAGGAAGCCTTGGGCCTTGGACATGCCGTACTGACTGCGCGCGAGCTGGTGGGCGATGAACCTTTCGCCGTACTGCTTGCTGACGACGTCATCGATGCCCCCGTTCCCTGCCTGAAGCAGATGATGGAAGTATTCGAGCAGACTCAATGCTCAGTGATTGCCAATCAGGTAGTGGAAGGAGCCGCGATTTCTGCCTATGGCGTGATCGCCGCCAATCCTGTGGACGGGAAGTTCTCCGGAAGGCTGCATGAGATTACCAATCTGGTCGAGAAACCGCGACCTCAGGAAGCCCCATCGAAGTTCGCCATCATTGGGCGCTATATTCTGACCCCGCGCATCTTTGAGGCTTTGGAATCTACCGGTGTGGGCAGTGGCGGAGAGCTGCAACTCACCGATGGACTGCGCCAGCTGCTGAAGCACGAGAAAATCTACGGGTTCCTGTTTGAAGGCAAGCGTCACGACACGGGAGACAAACTGGGGTTTCTGAAGGCGACAGTGGAGTTCGCGCTGAAGCGCCCAGACCTGGGAAAAGAATTGAGGAGTTGGCTGAAGGATTTGCCGTTGTAGAAGCCGGGCCTGTTCGTCATCGCTTCACCGCCCGGGCTGCAATGTCCTTGCGGTACTGCATGCCATCGAATTGGATTTTGCCCGCCGCTTCGTAAGCGCGTGAGACCGCGGTGGCGAGATCGGGAGCACGGGATGTGACTCCGAGCACGCGGCCGCCGGTGGTGTAGTAGGTGTTGCCTTCTTTTCGGGTTCCCGCGTGAAAGACCTTGACGCCTTCCACGCGCGCTGCGTCTTCGAGCCCGAAGATCGGTTTACCCACTTCCGGGGTGTCGGGATATCCCTTCGATGCCAGCACCACGCAGACCGTGGAATCGTCCGACCACTTGAAGTCTCCGTCACTCACTCGTCCTTCTGTGGAAGCCATGAAGGCACCGAACAGATCGCTTTCCAGGCGCATGAGAATGGGCTGGGTTTCGGGATCGCCGAAGCGAGCGTTGAACTCCAGCACCATAGGTCCGCGGGCGGTCATCATCAAGCCACAATAAAGGATGCCGCGATATTCGATGCCCTCGGCTCGCATGTGGCTGATGGTGGGGCGCGCGATGTGCGTGACCAGCCAATCGCGCATCTTGTCGTCCACAATTGCAGGGCTGGAATAGGCGCCCATGCCGCCAGTGTTGGGACCGGTATCGCCGTCGCCGATGCGTTTGTAATCCTGTGCGGCGACCAAAGGAACTACGCGTTCGCCGTCACTCACCACTAGAAATGAGAGCTCTTCGCCGCGGAGATATTCCTCGAGCACGACGGCTTTGCCGGCATCGCCTAGAAGCTGGCCACTGAGCATCTTCTGGGCGACCTCGGAGGCCTCCTCGCGGCTCTGCGCCAGAACGACTCCCTTTCCCGCCGCCAGCCCGTCAGCTTTGATCACGATGGGAGCGCTGAAGTGCGGGAGAGCGCTTTTCAGTTCCTGCAAGTTTGTGCAGATAACGAAATGCGAGGCCGGAATGCGATGCCGCAACATGAATTCTTTGGCGAAAATCTTGCTCGACTCCAGGCGGGCGGCGGAAGCGGTAGGGCCGAAGATGCGGAAGCCACTGCGGCGGAATTCATCCACAACGCCGTTGGCCAGTGGCAGCTCGGGTCCGACGATGGTGAGGTCGGGTTCGATGCGGCGCGCAATCTGCAGCAGGGAAGGCACATCTTTGACCTCTGCGGGAATGCATTCAGCTTCGTCGCAGATACCACCGTTTCCCGGTACGCAATAAAGCTGTGAAATGCGAGGCGATTGGCGCAGTTTCCAGACAATCGCGTGTTCCCTGCCCCCACTGCCGATGACCAGGACTTTCATGTGTCTCCCGCGACCAAGGTTAGGGAAGTAACGCCTGCCGTGTCAAACGCTTAACCAGGCTTCGGCGGGGGCGTTTGCGATTCGATTTGAGGGTCGCGCCTGTACCGAAGTAACCGGGTTTTACCGCAGGAATTGATATTCTTGTGTTAATCGTAGTTAACCCATAGCGTATAATTGTAATTTGCATGATCACGGTATCCAAAGAGGACTACATCAAGGCCATTATGGAAGCCGAGAGCGAGGGCACGGATGTGA contains:
- the purD gene encoding phosphoribosylamine--glycine ligase, with the protein product MKVLVIGSGGREHAIVWKLRQSPRISQLYCVPGNGGICDEAECIPAEVKDVPSLLQIARRIEPDLTIVGPELPLANGVVDEFRRSGFRIFGPTASAARLESSKIFAKEFMLRHRIPASHFVICTNLQELKSALPHFSAPIVIKADGLAAGKGVVLAQSREEASEVAQKMLSGQLLGDAGKAVVLEEYLRGEELSFLVVSDGERVVPLVAAQDYKRIGDGDTGPNTGGMGAYSSPAIVDDKMRDWLVTHIARPTISHMRAEGIEYRGILYCGLMMTARGPMVLEFNARFGDPETQPILMRLESDLFGAFMASTEGRVSDGDFKWSDDSTVCVVLASKGYPDTPEVGKPIFGLEDAARVEGVKVFHAGTRKEGNTYYTTGGRVLGVTSRAPDLATAVSRAYEAAGKIQFDGMQYRKDIAARAVKR